The Ranitomeya imitator isolate aRanImi1 chromosome 8, aRanImi1.pri, whole genome shotgun sequence genome window below encodes:
- the LOC138647459 gene encoding basic salivary proline-rich protein 1-like — MGQLPSSGPPWAGSHPRDPRGPTPLLGTPVGRLPFSGPPWAGSPPRDPVGRHPCSGPRGPAPLLGTPWACSHPRDPVGRLPSSGPPWAGSPPRDPVGRLPSSGPPWAGSPPSGRLPSSGPRGLTPLLGTPWAGSHPQDPRGPALPLRAGSHPRDLCWPTLPLGTPWVGSHSQDPHGPPPILRTSVGRLPSSGPRGPAPLLRTPVGRLSSGPPVGRLSSSGPPWVGSHTQEPRGPALLRTPRGPAPLLRTPWAGSPPRDPVGWLPFSGAPWAGSPQDPPWAGSHSQDPRGPAPLLRTPVGRLSSSGPSWVGSPPRDPRGPAPLLGTPVGLLPSSGPPRAGSPPQDTCGPAPPLRTPVGWLPFSGPPRAGSPSRDPRGPAPLLGTPVGRLPSSGPPWAGSPPQDPLWAGSLPQDPPWAGSHSQDPRGPAPLLRTPVGQLPSSGPPRAGSHSQDPRGPAPLLGTPVGRLPSSGPPVGRLPSSGPPWAGSPPRDPRGPAPLLGTPVGRLPSSGTPWADSPPQNPPWAGSPPQNPPWAGSPPQNPPRADSPQDPPWAGSPPRDPRGPAPLLGTPVGRLPSSGPPWAGSPPRDPRGPALLLGTPVGRLSSSGPPWAGSPPRDPRGPALQLPASTSPPGESGMLGAVVRRCAPFVALNKAY, encoded by the coding sequence ATGGGCCAGCTCCCCTCCTCGGGACCCCCGTGGGCCGGCTCCCATCCTCGGGACCCCCGTGGGCCGACTCCCCTCCTCGGGACCCCCGTGGGCCGGCTCCCCTTCTCGGGACCCCCGTGGGCCGGCTCCCCTCCTCGGGACCCCGTGGGCCGGCACCCCTGCTCGGGACCCCGTGGGCCGGCACCCCTCCTCGGGACCCCGTGGGCCTGCTCCCATCCTCGGGACCCCGTGGGCCGGCTCCCATCCTCGGGACCCCCGTGGGCCGGCTCCCCTCCTCGGGACCCCGTGGGCCGGCTCCCATCCTCCGGACCCCCGTGGGCCGGCTCTCCCCCTTCGGGCCGGCTCCCATCCTCGGGACCCCGTGGGCTGACTCCCCTCCTCGGGACCCCGTGGGCCGGCTCCCATCCTCAAGACCCCCGTGGGCCGGCTCTCCCCCTTCGGGCCGGCTCCCATCCTCGGGACCTCTGTTGGCCGACTCTTCCCCTCGGGACCCCGTGGGTCGGCTCCCATTCTCAGGACCCCCATGGGCCGCCTCCCATTCTCAGGACCTCCGTGGGCCGACTCCCCTCCTCAGGACCCCGTGGGCCGGCTCCCCTCCTCAGGACCCCCGTGGGCCGGCTCTCCTCAGGACCCCCTGTGGGCCGGCTCTCCTCCTCGGGACCCCCGTGGGTCGGCTCCCATACTCAGGAACCCCGTGGGCCGGCTCTCCTCAGGACCCCCCGTGGGCCGGCTCCCCTCCTCAGAACCCCGTGGGCCGGATCCCCTCCTCGGGACCCCGTGGGTTGGCTCCCATTCTCAGGAGCCCCGTGGGCCGGCTCTCCTCAGGACCCCCCGTGGGCCGGCTCCCATTCTCAGGACCCCCGTGGGCCGGCTCCCCTCCTCAGGACCCCAGTGGGCCGGCTCTCCTCTTCGGGACCCTCGTGGGTGGGCTCCCCTCCTCGGGACCCCCGTGGGCCAGCTCCCCTCCTTGGGACCCCCGTGGGCCTGCTCCCCTCCTCAGGACCCCCGCGGGCCGGCTCCCCTCCTCAGGACACCTGTGGGCCGGCTCCCCCCCTCAGGACCCCCGTGGGCTGGCTCCCATTCTCGGGACCCCCGAGGGCCGGCTCTCCTTCTCGGGACCCCCGAGGGCCGGCTCCCCTCCTCGGGACCCCCGTGGGCCGGCTCCCCTCCTCAGGACCCCCGTGGGCCGGCTCCCCTCCTCAGGACCCCCTGTGGGCCGGCTCTCTTCCTCAGGACCCCCCGTGGGCTGGCTCCCATTCTCAGGACCCCCGTGGGCCGGCTCCCCTCCTCAGGACCCCCGTGGGCCAGCTCCCCTCTTCGGGACCCCCGAGGGCCGGCTCCCATTCTCAGGACCCCCGAGGGCCGGCTCCCCTCCTCGGGACCCCCGTGGGCCGGCTCCCCTCCTCAGGACCCCCTGTGGGCCGGCTCCCCTCCTCGGGACCCCCGTGGGCCGGCTCTCCTCCTCGGGACCCCCGTGGGCCGGCTCCCCTCCTCGGGACCCCCGTGGGCCGGCTCCCCTCCTCAGGAACCCCGTGGGCCGACTCTCCTCCTCAGAACCCCCCGTGGGCCGGCTCCCCTCCTCAGAACCCCCCGTGGGCCGGCTCCCCTCCTCAGAACCCCCCGCGGGCCGACTCTCCTCAGGACCCCCCGTGGGCCGGCTCCCCTCCTCGGGACCCCCGTGGGCCGGCTCCCCTCCTCGGGACCCCCGTGGGCCGGCTCCCCTCCTCGGGACCCCCGTGGGCCGGCTCTCCTCCTCGGGACCCCCGTGGGCCGGCTCTCCTCCTCGGGACCCCCGTGGGCCGGCTCTCCTCCTCGGGACCCCCGTGGGCCGGCTCCCCTCCTCGGGACCCCCGTGGGccggcactacaactcccagcaagcaCGTCACCGCCCGGGGAGAGCGGCATGCTGGGGGCTGTAGTACGCAGGTGTGCGCCATTTGTCGCGCTGAATAAAGCTTATTGA